Proteins from one Streptomyces sp. NBC_00289 genomic window:
- a CDS encoding LacI family DNA-binding transcriptional regulator, translating into MADHAGVSKSLVSLVLRGSGQVRPEKREAVLRAVRELGYRPNTAARSLSEQRTRTVGVLLHDLRNPWYVDLLDGLNPLLHDHGLHMLLADARLNRRTGQDPAGPFLDLRVDGLVVVGTLPDPAALDAVAERVPVVVAGAREPVPSGVDVVAGDDEHGTRLATEYLIGLGHRRIAHLAGFGAVGELRRRSFEATMRAHGLADEAVVEPGDMTEEGGHRGTVRLLGRPRRPTAVLAVNDIAAVGALSAAEELGLRVPHDLSVTGYDNTSISRLRHLWLTTVDNAGHEVGRRAARCLLARFDAPRGAGRVHLTAPTLEIRGTTARPGDGGPRD; encoded by the coding sequence GTGGCCGACCACGCCGGCGTCTCCAAGTCGCTGGTGTCGCTGGTCCTGCGCGGCTCCGGCCAGGTGCGTCCGGAGAAGCGCGAGGCCGTGCTGCGCGCCGTACGCGAACTCGGCTACCGCCCCAACACCGCCGCGCGCAGCCTGAGCGAGCAGCGCACCCGGACCGTCGGCGTCCTGCTGCACGACCTGCGCAACCCCTGGTACGTGGACCTCCTGGACGGCCTGAACCCCCTGCTCCACGACCACGGTCTGCACATGCTGCTCGCCGACGCCCGGCTGAACCGCCGCACCGGGCAGGACCCGGCCGGCCCCTTCCTGGACCTCCGGGTCGACGGCCTGGTCGTGGTCGGCACCCTGCCCGACCCGGCCGCGCTCGACGCGGTCGCCGAGCGGGTCCCGGTCGTCGTCGCCGGCGCCCGCGAACCGGTGCCGTCCGGTGTCGACGTCGTCGCGGGCGACGACGAGCACGGCACCCGGCTGGCCACCGAGTACCTCATCGGCCTCGGCCACCGCCGCATCGCGCACCTCGCGGGTTTCGGAGCCGTGGGTGAGCTGCGCCGGCGCAGCTTCGAGGCGACCATGCGCGCCCACGGCCTCGCCGACGAGGCGGTGGTCGAGCCCGGCGACATGACCGAGGAGGGCGGACACCGCGGCACCGTCCGGCTGCTCGGCCGTCCGCGCCGGCCCACGGCCGTGCTCGCCGTCAACGACATCGCCGCCGTCGGCGCGTTGTCGGCCGCCGAGGAACTCGGCCTGCGCGTCCCGCACGACCTGTCGGTGACCGGCTACGACAACACCAGCATCTCCCGGCTGCGCCATCTGTGGCTCACCACCGTGGACAACGCCGGCCACGAGGTCGGCCGCCGCGCCGCCCGCTGCCTCCTGGCCCGCTTCGACGCGCCCCGGGGAGCGGGGCGGGTCCACCTGACCGCGCCCACGCTGGAGATCCGCGGCACCACGGCACGGCCGGGAGACGGCGGGCCTAGAGACTGA
- a CDS encoding Gfo/Idh/MocA family protein gives MVDASADGLGVAVVGFGWMGRVHTQAYARVPHHYPDLPLRPRLVTVAEEVPGRAEQAAAQFGFASTTRDWREVATDPRVEAVSITAPNFLHREIGVAMAEAGKHIWIEKPVGLTSADARAVADAVAAAGVQGAVGFNYRNAPAVETARELIATGEIGTVTHVRVRLFSDYAAHPEGALTWRYERQRGGSGVLGDLASHGADLARHLLGDIASLTADTAIFVPRRARPTGATAGHSRAAGGELGPVENEDYVSCLLRFASGARGVLEACRVSVGEQNNYGFEVHGTRGAVFWDFRRMNELGVSRGTTYQDQPVSTVYVGPGDGEFGAFQPGAANSMGYDDLKVVEAHRFLRSVAEGRPYGATLPDAVRSAAVLDAMARSAETGTWVDLREAP, from the coding sequence ATGGTGGATGCGTCGGCAGATGGGCTCGGGGTCGCGGTCGTCGGGTTCGGCTGGATGGGCCGGGTGCACACCCAGGCGTACGCCCGTGTCCCGCACCACTACCCCGACCTGCCCCTGCGTCCGCGGCTGGTGACGGTCGCCGAGGAGGTGCCCGGCCGGGCCGAGCAGGCCGCCGCGCAGTTCGGATTCGCCTCGACCACCCGCGACTGGCGTGAGGTGGCCACCGATCCGCGGGTCGAGGCGGTGAGCATCACCGCCCCGAACTTCCTGCACCGCGAGATCGGCGTGGCGATGGCCGAGGCCGGCAAGCACATCTGGATCGAGAAACCGGTGGGCCTGACCTCCGCCGACGCGCGGGCGGTCGCCGACGCCGTCGCCGCCGCCGGCGTCCAGGGCGCGGTGGGCTTCAACTACCGCAACGCGCCCGCCGTCGAGACGGCCCGCGAGCTGATCGCGACCGGGGAGATCGGTACGGTCACGCACGTCCGTGTCCGTCTGTTCAGCGACTACGCGGCACATCCGGAGGGCGCGCTGACCTGGCGGTACGAGCGGCAGCGCGGTGGCAGCGGGGTGCTGGGCGACCTCGCCTCGCACGGCGCGGATCTGGCCCGCCACCTGCTCGGCGACATCGCGTCGCTGACCGCCGACACCGCGATCTTCGTTCCGCGCCGGGCCCGTCCCACGGGCGCGACCGCGGGGCACTCCCGCGCCGCGGGCGGTGAACTGGGCCCGGTCGAGAACGAGGACTACGTCAGCTGTCTGCTGCGCTTCGCCTCCGGCGCCCGTGGCGTCCTGGAGGCCTGCCGGGTCTCGGTGGGCGAGCAGAACAACTACGGCTTCGAGGTGCACGGCACCAGGGGCGCGGTGTTCTGGGACTTCCGCCGGATGAACGAGCTCGGCGTCAGCCGCGGCACGACCTACCAGGACCAGCCCGTCAGCACGGTCTATGTGGGCCCGGGCGACGGCGAGTTCGGCGCCTTCCAGCCGGGCGCCGCCAACTCCATGGGCTACGACGACCTCAAGGTCGTCGAGGCGCACCGGTTCCTGCGCTCCGTCGCCGAGGGCAGGCCCTACGGCGCGACACTGCCGGACGCCGTGCGCAGCGCCGCCGTACTGGACGCGATGGCGCGCTCGGCCGAGACCGGCACCTGGGTCGATCTGCGCGAGGCGCCGTGA
- a CDS encoding LacI family DNA-binding transcriptional regulator, with amino-acid sequence MGHPFPLREIARQAGLSEATVDRVLNGRGGVRTSTAREVRQAIADLDRQRTQVRLVGRTFMVDIVMQTPERFSTAVRAALEAELPGLHPAVVRSRFHFRETGPVPELVRTLDRIARRGSQGVILKAPDVPEVAAAVGRIAEAGIPVVTLVTDLPTTARLAYVGIDNRAAGATAAYLMGQWLGDRPGNVLTSLSSGFFRNEEEREMGFRSAMRARHPGRTLVEIAEGQGLDATQYDLVRAALERDPRIRAVYSIGGGNIATLRAFEDLGRECAVFIAHDLDHDNTRLLREQRLSVVLHHDLRRDMREACHIVMRAHGALPPAGPTLPSAIQVVTPYNMPPQVPSG; translated from the coding sequence ATGGGCCACCCTTTCCCCCTCCGGGAAATCGCGCGTCAGGCGGGCCTGAGCGAAGCCACCGTGGACCGGGTCCTCAACGGCCGCGGCGGGGTACGGACGAGCACCGCCCGGGAGGTCCGGCAGGCCATCGCCGACCTGGACCGCCAGCGCACCCAGGTCCGGCTGGTCGGCCGCACGTTCATGGTCGACATCGTCATGCAGACGCCGGAGCGGTTCTCCACCGCCGTACGGGCCGCGCTGGAGGCCGAACTGCCGGGGCTGCACCCCGCCGTGGTGCGCTCACGCTTCCACTTCCGCGAGACCGGTCCGGTGCCCGAGCTGGTCAGGACACTGGACCGGATCGCCCGGCGCGGCTCGCAGGGCGTGATCCTCAAGGCACCCGACGTCCCCGAGGTCGCCGCGGCGGTCGGCCGGATCGCCGAGGCCGGCATTCCCGTGGTGACCCTGGTGACCGACCTGCCGACCACGGCACGGCTCGCCTACGTCGGCATCGACAACCGGGCGGCGGGCGCCACGGCCGCCTATCTGATGGGCCAGTGGCTCGGCGACCGTCCCGGCAACGTGCTCACCAGCCTCAGCAGCGGCTTCTTCCGCAACGAGGAGGAGCGCGAGATGGGCTTCCGCAGCGCCATGCGGGCCCGGCACCCGGGGCGCACGCTGGTCGAGATCGCCGAGGGACAGGGCCTGGACGCCACCCAGTACGACCTGGTCCGGGCCGCCCTGGAACGCGATCCGCGGATCCGGGCGGTCTACTCCATCGGCGGCGGCAACATCGCCACCCTGCGGGCCTTCGAGGACCTCGGCCGCGAGTGCGCGGTGTTCATCGCGCACGACCTCGACCACGACAACACCCGGCTGCTGCGGGAACAGCGGCTGTCCGTCGTCCTCCACCACGACCTGCGCCGGGACATGCGGGAGGCCTGCCACATCGTGATGCGGGCGCACGGCGCGCTGCCGCCCGCGGGGCCCACGCTCCCGTCCGCGATACAGGTGGTCACGCCGTACAACATGCCGCCCCAGGTACCGTCCGGCTGA
- a CDS encoding phytanoyl-CoA dioxygenase family protein — MSSISVRRSAWLSAQDCDLDTLRALVERTTDLADYPYASSVARNALVYDSERLRRLPERRAVQAELVRALDEGPGIVVLRGAFADLAVVDRLTAVFDALIAEQRASGGGAGDHFARPGANDRVWNALEKAARHDPEAFADYYANDLLALVSAAWLGPGYQVTSQVNVVNPGGEAQSVHRDYHLGFLSNDVAAAYPAHVHRLSPVLTLQGAVAHCDMPVESGPTMYLPYSQAYEPGYLAWRLPEFRAYFEERHVQLPLAKGDAVFFNPALFHAAGTNRSADIRRAANLLQVSSAFGRSMETVDREAVVNAVYPALLRRAAEGAGEDWLENVIAASAEGYPFPTNLDSDPPVEGLAPPSQADTVRRALRETWAPADLRDELRAAAVRRQS, encoded by the coding sequence ATGTCCTCCATCTCCGTACGACGCTCCGCGTGGCTGTCCGCGCAGGACTGCGACCTGGACACCCTCCGCGCCCTCGTGGAGCGGACCACCGACCTCGCCGACTACCCGTACGCCTCGTCCGTGGCCCGCAACGCGCTCGTCTACGACAGCGAGCGGCTGCGCCGGCTCCCGGAGCGCCGGGCCGTCCAGGCCGAGCTCGTGCGGGCCCTCGACGAGGGGCCCGGCATCGTGGTCCTGCGGGGCGCGTTCGCCGACCTGGCGGTCGTCGACCGGCTCACCGCCGTGTTCGACGCCCTGATCGCCGAGCAGCGCGCCTCGGGCGGGGGCGCCGGTGACCACTTCGCCAGGCCGGGCGCCAACGACCGGGTCTGGAACGCCCTGGAGAAGGCGGCCCGCCACGACCCCGAGGCCTTCGCCGACTACTACGCCAACGACCTTCTGGCGCTGGTCTCGGCCGCGTGGCTGGGCCCGGGCTACCAGGTCACCTCGCAGGTGAACGTGGTCAATCCGGGCGGCGAGGCGCAGAGCGTGCACCGCGACTACCACCTGGGGTTCCTTTCCAACGACGTGGCGGCCGCGTATCCGGCGCACGTGCACCGCCTCTCGCCCGTGCTCACCCTCCAGGGGGCGGTCGCGCACTGCGACATGCCCGTGGAGTCGGGCCCCACGATGTACCTGCCGTACTCGCAGGCGTACGAACCGGGCTACCTGGCGTGGCGGCTCCCCGAGTTCCGGGCCTACTTCGAGGAGCGGCACGTCCAGCTCCCGTTGGCCAAGGGCGACGCCGTCTTCTTCAACCCCGCGCTGTTCCACGCCGCCGGCACCAACCGCTCCGCGGACATCCGGCGCGCGGCCAACCTCCTCCAGGTGTCCTCGGCGTTCGGGCGGTCGATGGAGACGGTGGACCGCGAGGCGGTCGTGAACGCGGTGTACCCGGCGCTGTTGCGGCGCGCGGCCGAGGGCGCCGGCGAGGACTGGCTGGAGAACGTGATCGCCGCGAGCGCCGAGGGCTATCCCTTCCCCACGAACCTCGACAGCGACCCGCCGGTCGAGGGTCTCGCGCCGCCCTCCCAGGCCGACACCGTGCGGCGGGCACTGCGCGAGACGTGGGCGCCCGCGGACCTGCGCGACGAACTGAGGGCCGCCGCGGTGCGGCGCCAGAGCTGA
- a CDS encoding SDR family oxidoreductase, translating into MGLLDDKVVLVNGGSQGVGAAIARAAAREGALVAVTGRRPEPGEALVTELTALGGKAMYVRADLSDAEQAKASVAEVVAAYGRVDCLVNSAGLTSRGTLLDTTPELFDQHIAINLRAPFFAMQAAVADMVARRAPGTIVNIITSSAHGGQAFLAPYVSAKAGLIGLTRNAAHAHRWDRVRINGLNIGWTATEGEDATQKAFHGAGDDWREEAATRLPMGKLGQPDEIADFAVFLLSERSGVVTGSVIDWDQNVLGGLD; encoded by the coding sequence ATGGGACTTCTCGACGACAAGGTCGTCCTCGTCAACGGCGGCAGCCAGGGGGTCGGCGCCGCCATCGCGCGGGCCGCGGCCCGCGAAGGAGCCCTGGTGGCGGTGACCGGGCGGCGTCCGGAACCGGGCGAGGCACTGGTGACCGAGCTGACGGCCCTCGGCGGCAAGGCGATGTACGTCCGGGCCGACCTCTCCGACGCCGAGCAGGCGAAGGCCTCCGTGGCCGAGGTGGTGGCGGCGTACGGCCGCGTCGACTGCCTGGTCAACTCCGCGGGGCTGACCTCGCGGGGCACACTGCTCGACACGACGCCCGAGCTGTTCGACCAGCACATCGCGATCAACCTCCGGGCGCCGTTCTTCGCGATGCAGGCGGCGGTCGCGGACATGGTGGCGCGCCGGGCGCCCGGCACGATCGTCAACATCATCACGTCGTCCGCGCACGGCGGGCAGGCGTTCCTCGCGCCGTACGTGTCGGCCAAGGCCGGGCTGATCGGGCTGACCCGCAACGCCGCGCACGCGCACCGCTGGGACCGCGTCCGGATCAACGGCCTGAACATCGGCTGGACCGCCACCGAGGGCGAGGACGCCACGCAGAAGGCCTTCCACGGCGCCGGGGACGACTGGCGCGAGGAGGCGGCCACCCGGCTCCCGATGGGAAAGCTCGGCCAGCCGGACGAGATCGCCGACTTCGCGGTGTTCCTCCTGTCCGAGCGGTCGGGCGTGGTCACCGGATCGGTGATCGACTGGGACCAGAACGTCCTCGGCGGACTGGACTGA